The Stieleria sp. JC731 genome has a segment encoding these proteins:
- the dgt gene encoding dGTP triphosphohydrolase: protein MLDTRRYDDREHLLLASYAMHGRDTKGRPFQEPEHTYRGPFARDRDRILHSSAFRRLSGKMQVFTGEMGIYHRTRLTHTFEVASIARTMARVLRLNEDLTEALALVHDIGHPPYGHCGEDALSDCMQRVGGFSHNAFALVIVEQLEKRYESFPGLNLSREILDGQDVRAHKAEAAVGRSPLLEVQLVDASDSMAYDAHDVDDALQLGLLTMRELSELAIVRRAMNSIAAKHGPGPIRQERQLLVHELIDLQVTDFLEEATECLIPFSGQSSSDIRDAGVRLEHSDQLRRERAELEAFLFEAVYRHPRLIPVRRAAYHRLQDMFEVLASNPSRLPLRFRRRCDHHPIESIVGEYLAGMTDAFCDSQYRYATDGSTGPLADW, encoded by the coding sequence ATGCTGGACACTCGGCGGTACGACGATCGCGAGCACTTGCTGTTAGCCTCATACGCAATGCACGGTCGTGATACCAAAGGACGCCCTTTCCAAGAACCCGAGCATACTTACCGCGGCCCATTCGCGCGCGACCGCGACCGCATCTTGCATAGCAGTGCCTTTCGACGACTGTCAGGCAAGATGCAAGTCTTTACCGGCGAGATGGGGATCTACCACCGCACGAGACTGACCCACACCTTCGAAGTCGCCTCAATCGCGCGAACGATGGCTCGGGTGCTTCGCCTGAACGAAGACTTGACCGAGGCTTTAGCGCTCGTCCATGACATCGGACACCCACCGTATGGTCATTGCGGCGAGGACGCTCTTAGCGATTGTATGCAACGTGTCGGTGGGTTTTCGCACAATGCGTTTGCGCTCGTTATCGTCGAGCAGTTGGAGAAACGCTACGAGTCGTTTCCGGGATTGAATCTGTCACGAGAAATCCTCGACGGCCAAGACGTCCGCGCACACAAAGCCGAGGCGGCTGTGGGGCGATCGCCGCTCCTTGAGGTTCAGCTTGTCGACGCTTCGGACTCGATGGCTTACGACGCGCACGATGTTGACGACGCCTTGCAATTAGGCTTGCTGACAATGCGTGAGCTGTCGGAACTAGCGATCGTTCGCCGTGCGATGAATTCCATCGCCGCCAAGCACGGTCCTGGTCCCATTCGTCAAGAACGCCAACTGCTCGTTCACGAATTGATTGACTTGCAAGTCACCGATTTCCTGGAAGAGGCTACCGAATGCCTGATACCATTTTCCGGTCAATCATCAAGTGACATTCGTGATGCCGGTGTCCGCTTGGAGCATAGCGATCAACTTCGCCGCGAACGGGCAGAGCTGGAAGCCTTTCTGTTCGAAGCCGTCTATCGCCACCCGAGACTGATCCCAGTTCGACGCGCCGCCTACCACCGCTTGCAAGACATGTTCGAAGTCTTGGCATCGAACCCAAGTCGCTTGCCACTACGATTTCGACGACGATGTGATCACCATCCGATCGAATCGATCGTGGGCGAGTACCTTGCAGGTATGACCGATGCATTCTGCGATTCACAATACCGCTACGCCACCGACGGCAGTACTGGCCCACTTGCGGATTGGTAG